CGAGAACGCACCCACGAACGACGTCACAAAGGTTGTCGAATGGTGGGAGAAGTGGCCGAACGCGAACATCGGCGGGGCCACGGGCGCAGGCAAGGATTGTGTCGGTGTCGTGATAGACATCGACGGACCAAAAGGGGAGGAATTGCTGGCCGAGCTTGAAAAAGAACACCCGGGCCTAAGCGAAACCGCATCGGACCGGAGCGGGCGGGGGCGGAGGCTGTTCTTTACGGTAAGCAATGGACCTGTGCGAACCATCGCCATTTCAGCGCACCAAATCGACGTCAAAGGGGACGGGGGATACATCGTCCTACCACCTAGCAGACATCATAGTGGGCGCACCTACGAATGGACCAAGAGCATTTTCGAGACCCCTAGAAAAGAACTTCCCGAGGAAGTGCTTCAAAAACTGCGGGAATTGGGCAGGGGCAAGAAAGAGCAAACGCCTAAGCCTAAGCCGCAACGTGAAGGGAAAGACGCGGACCACAAAGCCGAGGTGGAAGCCTGCGAGGTGCAACGTGTCGTTCGGCCTTGGGATGCCGACGAGATACCAGACGGGCAGCGCTATAACACCCTAACGGCATACATCAGGCATTGGCTGAACATGGGGGCAGGGCGCGAGGAAGTGCGCATGTTGACCCTTGCCCTTAACAAGCAAAAATGCAAGCCCGTCTATGATGAAAAATACGTTAACGAATGGGTGGACTATTGGGCGGGCGAATGGGAAGCCGAACGTGCTAAGGGCCTAGACCCTGACGGCCGGCTTCACTTGACCGACCTTGGCAACGCAAAGCGGTTCGTGGCGCACCACGGGGCGAATGTGCGCTTTTGCCACCTGTGGGGTAAATGGCTGCTATGGGACGGCACCCGGTGGAAGTGCGACGAAACGGGTTACGTGCGGCAATTGGCTAAGGACGTGGCCTTGTCCATTCATCGGGAAGCCGACGTGGCCGAACAAAACAAGGTGGACGAAAACATAGTCCGAGCCATTCGAAAGCATGCGCAAAAGACCGAAGGAAGCGGGCGAATTCAAGCCATGTTGTTCCTTGCCCAAAGTGAAGTGCCTGCGCACCCGGACACCATGGACAAAGACCCATGGCTATTCAATTGCCTTAACGGGACAATTGACCT
This window of the Desulfosoma caldarium genome carries:
- a CDS encoding phage/plasmid primase, P4 family, which produces MNNHASNDRMKPDVRQGKHAKNSKHKLSLEERIARLSDLGKAAVKYAQAGFKVHPLCGIIEDPKTGELKRTCNWKKCESPGKHPLLAWKNNPENAPTNDVTKVVEWWEKWPNANIGGATGAGKDCVGVVIDIDGPKGEELLAELEKEHPGLSETASDRSGRGRRLFFTVSNGPVRTIAISAHQIDVKGDGGYIVLPPSRHHSGRTYEWTKSIFETPRKELPEEVLQKLRELGRGKKEQTPKPKPQREGKDADHKAEVEACEVQRVVRPWDADEIPDGQRYNTLTAYIRHWLNMGAGREEVRMLTLALNKQKCKPVYDEKYVNEWVDYWAGEWEAERAKGLDPDGRLHLTDLGNAKRFVAHHGANVRFCHLWGKWLLWDGTRWKCDETGYVRQLAKDVALSIHREADVAEQNKVDENIVRAIRKHAQKTEGSGRIQAMLFLAQSEVPAHPDTMDKDPWLFNCLNGTIDLRTGELRPHDKRDMITKLAPVHYDPEAQCPRWLAFLEEIMDGDQDLIAYLQRFVGYALTGITKEQCFHIFWGSGANGKTTFLEAVQKIFGDYGQTTQADTFMVQRPGAVTNDVAKLRGARFVAAAESAEGRRLDEALIKRLTGGDTISARFLYAEPFEFKPQCKIVIATNHKPDIRGQTSAIWRRMRLVPFTVQIPPEEQDRELGQKLEAELPGILAWAVRGCLEWQRQGLQPPEAVTEATEGYRSEMDTIGDFIDECCVVHP